The DNA sequence gtcacgccgtaagacatattatatACTACACCTGAAATAATATGGAACTGAAGTGCAACTGATGCAGTAGATATTTCAGGGTTAGAAATTACCTCATGTTCGTAAGTcagagactagtaaaaaacatgtcggactagtaaactctctatagcaccagtccgtacagactagtgaaaatccggaaatcaatcttgaattggttaagattttagcaaatttgtacgagtctcttagatgtttgaagttatggtcgattacctgcatggtaAAGTGTTTGCGTGACAATGACAtgctgatcttccaaacacatggagtgcgttcgagactGCCATTCTTCGCACACgtacaaattcctgccgattccgaacgccgagtacGCATCACGAGAacgggttcgaggtgcaagaGCTCACACCACCTCTGTAAGTAGTGTGGTCGAAGAACACGTTTGTGCACACATGTTCTAGTCATTAGCGGCTCTAACACAGgagttcataacactatagctcatgacttggtcaatcaagtgaattctattgactttattgataaaattttgaacaCCTGTGACTCTAAGAACTAAGCACGAGAACAATGggaacgtcgatctcgaacgcacttacaTGTATGGGCGTTTATAAAAGGGGTTACgtgattaactcggaggttactATATGtgtctgaagatcttgaatgtaAAATATAGTATGGTGGTCTGAATTGTTTGCaaatgtgatgtgtttggtttgattaaatactattgaataaaatgaagatcatttcatatgatatactggacggactagtgaaatgctttgcggactagtgaacatcaatagtcactagtctgtacggactagtgcttgaaaaagttaatttcgaaccctgcatttcccacatactttaaaCAGGCTTGGACAAAAACGATGGGGACAGGAGACACCGAATATAAATTatcccctcgtttccacagaaattgcGGTAAGATTATTTAGATTGATTTAACTTTCTACCTTTATAACAAATTACTCCATCAGTCTATGCGGCATACACCCCATAAGACGGACATTCATATTCATAAAAATAGGTTTATACGTCATTGCGTTTTAAATTTGCCAACAACCTATCTCGTGTTTAAAGTATAAGTAAGAAAGTACACAATACTTTTTGAGGAAATTCGATCCTTGTCAACAATGATTTAGCTGTTTTTTCTGTTGATAGTAATTTTACGTTTAAATACAATCCACATGTGCAAGAAACATATTCCAGATGAATGAAcaaacctttaattttgttaGAAAATCACCACATCGATCTAAGTTTGGTGGTTTCTTATCCCATTCTCTTTTTAAACTTTGGTACATGATTACAATTTCTTTCAGCGATGCCATGTTTTTCAGATGCGCAGAAAATATAGCCTTTGTCCCTGATTCGCTGAAAACACACTGCGCTCGCGCAAAGGCCACTTCCTTTACCGGTTGAGCAACACGTTCAGCAGCCGGCAGAAGCAGGCATGGAGAACGATATTCTCGACTCTCTCGAAGATGTAGGGTGTGTAACAGTGTTTCTAATTGTTACATTAGTGCATATTCCCGTTTACTGTAAAATCTATCTTAGTTGATATGAAAATGCAATCACATTCATTCATTGTGGTGCcttaagaccccccccccccttcttaaaTGGGAACATGCTGATatataatccgagattcctctgactcttaaccccgcttttattttgtgacttctgcgggggagagtcagagcggactccatattgaaaagtgggaattcagcgacaccagctggtgtcgctgctttacctaccttttacaactttatttcgcggacccatcttccaagacgcgaggattcagttatcggaagattattctacaaatacatcatgattaatacgatgctatcgccgtttaaacgatggaattttgtgtttacatgtgctgacgtcatgcgcaaagaaatcaaatggcgaggcagcgacctaattcaagtgatgctccatttgtcggtgttagggccgtttaaacggcgatagcatcgtattaatcatgatctatttatagatttatcttccgttaactgaattctcacgtcttggaagatagatccgcgaaataaagttgtaagaggtaggtaaagcagcgacaccagctggtgtcgctgaattcccacttttcaatatggagtccgctctgactctcccccgcacatgtcaaatataaaagcgggggtaagagtcggaggaatctcggattagctAATATAGTACTCCTACAAGTAAGACCTAAGAGCTCTGCCTTATATACCTCGGATACGGTGatgaaattaaataaatgaaataaaacaacatcagacaaaaataaataattttcactCTGATTCGGTCTTCTAGCCATGATCACCAGGTCCAGCAGTGAGTCTATTGATTTAGGCCTTAGCCTTATTAagctgtaacaggaagggagaaaatgcaacggaccagaccgggattcgaaccctggccccctgaatctctagtcaggtgctctaccaactgagctaactggccaccggcgaccgaatccggctgaccgctacattcctccctccttataTGTCATCACAACACCAACCcgggatctttatcccctggcagatattttcacctgtcagttccaggggctggtcacaacaccaaatgtaacaggaagggagaaaatgtaatggaccagaccgggattcgaacctgggccccctgaatctctagtcaggtgctctaccaactgagctaactggccaccggcgattgAACCCGGCTGACTGCTACAATGCTATATAGCTTTACAAAGCTGTTTGAAATAGCTTGATTAAGATAGTTTAGATTGAATTTCTTCAGTGCAGTGGTAAAGCCAAACAGttgcataatttttaaatgtgtttatactttgaactaaccacaacactatattcttaagatttttcatgaaaagaaaatttcttttgtGCTGTTAACTGTCCACTACCCTGTGTGCGTTGAAGCATAGAAAAGTATGATGACAATGTGTAACCTGACTGCCAATCCATTATTCTGTTGATCCTCATGGACTTTTATTCTATTCTGAAAATTGGATAACATAACTGTTGCTCAACAACTTAATAATcctaaacattttacaattcttCCTAAGGGATGTagtttaagaattattttttgtttacaatgtgttgAACAGACTTCAAGGATGAAATATGTTCATTCAGTGGAAttctatttttatgtttttagaaattaaatataaatcaaGAGATTGTGCTTGACCTGGTCATTGGGCTTGTAGTTTATAGCGATGATTGTTAAACTTACTTCTGTTTCATTAACATTACAATTTTGTGTATATTTCCATGTCATGTTGAAACTTTGTGCCATTAATTACTATGGCCTCTGATATTGCATATTTGTGAATCAGGAGGTACATTTTTCTTATTCATAAGTAAATACATACTAGTGATTGCAATTTGGGATAAGCAAATTGCTAAATGTGACAATGGTACATTACCAACTAGTGtcaatgtgacatttctaaaatgaatgcgccatattgaaatttttatgtgaCAATTAAAAAGTGTGAGAGACTACTGACAGACTATTACTGTATTGCCATAGATAACTTTACTGACTGAATTGTCTGTTTGTTTTGACTTTTCTGCATCTTCCTTTTCTCAAGACTCTTTCGTGTCATCATCTTTATATTATAACTGCTTCTACAGTGTCTATTGGTTTATCATTCTGGCGAAATTTAAGGAATGTTTGCCCTTTATCGGGCATAGGGATTTTTTTCAGTGGCATCTTCAGTCCCTgcattttaaaatcacaatttaACGGGATTAACCAATCAAATAACTTTTTACTGTTTGATTTATACTGAGGAAATCGAAGTCATAGTTGCGCTTTAATGAACGAAAAGTTGTACTATTACAAAGCACAACAGCGATAAAGATTTTTCAAGCACTAAATCAATATAGATGCAGTGGGGCAAAAGTTTATATGTCTACGAAGTCAATGGAGAAAAGTTCAAACTAAGAATATAGACAATATTGTACTACAACAGCACAGCATTTTCAAATCTATGCACCATTCTTTAATTACAGTATATGTTACTGTGGCACAGGGCGCATGCTTATCCCAATCGCTGcttacataattatatttgatattagATGCAAGTTAATCAGAAAAAAATGGGGGAAGCAGGGGCCACCCCTGAATCCACCACTGGGTTATTTGCAGATGTTGATATTGTGGTTAGTACATATTTTGAGACTGCTTTTACAATTTATGCTATTAATTTCTGTCTTTGAATGTGAAAAATGTAGCCATGTCTGTCGGTTTCTGATTTCAATTaatgatcaatgttttacaaGTACTGGGGCTCGCTGCTGGAATCTTCTGTTCTGTCAGTTAATGATCATTTACAGGTACTTTGGCTCGCTGCTGGAATCTTCTGCTCAGTCAATTAATGATCAGTGTTTTACAGGTACTCGGGCTCGCTGCTGGAACCGTCTGCTCTGTCTGAAGCTGTCGCTCAGGGTCCCGCCTCCATCGAGTTTACTCAGCTGGTGTCATGGCTGACAGACAGGCTGAAGAGCTTTTGTGGTTTGGAAGAAAGCATTAATGCAACACACTGTAAGTTTTCAGTtgtgtgtttgttgttttatgtcccatGTGAATAATTTTCACTCATTAATAAGTAAAGACATTGGCAGCTGTcagtgaagtgccacaaatgcAAGACCTATGCATGACATTCAAGGTCGCTGCAGTGAGGGTTTCTTTATTATGCAAATGTttgctgtgacactggacctccatttttaagttTATGTAAAAAAGACCTGTGACTTGGACTTCTAATGTCGGATGCTTGGCAGAGGAGCAGTCGCttccattgttttaaaaatgtctgaGGTTTGATGCGGTGCCAGGATTGAGAATCAAAACCAACCTCCCAGTTTGCTGTAGTCAGATGTTTTTGCAAACCATATTGTGTAACATCAGCTATGATTTGGTAgccattaaaatttaaatcaaCAAATTTTTACCTCAGATGTTAAAATGTTCTCCGGATTTATcgtttgacaaaataaaatatgaaatgtttattttttgtgtAGCTCCTGAGGATGCTGCCAATTTTGTCATGGAACTCAGTGGCTTTCTGAGGGAATTAAGTAAGTCATTTTCCtgtattaaattttgaaattgaccGATATTCTAGCACATGTACATTGGGATTACAATGTGTGCTTATCTAAACATTAAAGCAACATCAgaaattcagtttgcatttcataTTGAGAGTACCAACGTTAACATGTATCTGATGATGGCATGCAAAACATTATTTACAAGTGTAATAAACACGCTTATGATGAATTTATGCTTATTGATATCCATTCCCCAATGagagaaaaacaacaaatcttTCATTGGATGTACCGAAGTTTggttattaaaaattatttttcgctggccctggaCATTTTCTATAACTGTGTGTTACTGTATATGATTGCTTGTCAGCTtatgttcaaattattgtattataaacTTCTATAATTAAGGGTACTATTTCTATGGCCAAACTGTGTTTGTATAAGATGATTTCTGTGGTTGTAGATTGTCCATACAAACACTTATACGAAGGAGGGCCAGTCACAGAGAGACTGAACAGCAAGGGGAGTGTCCTTCAACTACTAGGTACAGAAAATGTAGTCACATCTAATGTTGCTGTTAGGTACAGGAAATGTCAGATTTAAATGTTGCTGTGTGTGTGATATCCTTATGCTTTAGATATAATGTATGCAGGCAATTGATTTGTCGTGTTTTAATCATTGTAGATTATTTGACATCAGAGCTACAGACGGCTCACATCTTGGCTGTGAAGAAACCTCAGGAGTTAAGAACTGTCACAGCAGAGACTGAACCTGTGTCTGTAAGTTCACATCAAAACTTTTGATTGCATATGcttgtttaattttcattactgATGGGATTCAGAGGACAAAGAAACCCGATATTTTGTTTCCAGTACGCTATAGGTGTGcagaaatttagaattttcattccTTTTTGTATTTGATGTTCCTTATTTCAGTATGTGATACTTCTATTCTGATATGTTTATAGAATGAGACTGATATTGCCAAACATCTCAAGATCATGCTGATAGCATTGGGATTCCCCAAACCGCCAGCAAACATCACTTCCTTCCAGCTCTTTAGCAAAGTTGAAACAAAGGTGAATACTCTTTGAATTTCAATTAGTTCAGTGATAATTTACCATGTAACAAATGTGAATTCATATGAATCattttttgaggaaatattattgctttatgttaattttaatttacatgttGTTGGTAGGACTCTAGGTAGATAAGTGGTATATCATCAAAATTTATCTTCACAAGAAATAAGAAATCTCTGTAGTTAAATTACTGTCGAAGTCAAATGATAGACACATATTGTGGTACTAATGTATATTTCACCTATGAATGACACCTTTTATTGTGTTGATGTGTCGTTCACCTTTGAATGTCGCCTTTATAGTGTTAATGTCGATTACACCTTTGTATGACAccttttgatgtttatttcacCTTTGTATGACACCTTTTGATGTTTATTACACCTTTGAATGACACCTTTACAGTGTTAATGTCTATTACACCTTTGTACAGGTGAAGGAGGCCATGACTAAGAACCCTGCTGTGATAAGTAAGCCCCTACTGAAGGCTCGCCTGTCTGACAAACAGTGGCAACAGATCATGAAAATCAACGACAGTCTGGTCAGGGAATACACCACCAGGCGGGAGATGATCCTCAAGCGTCTAGACGTCACTATCCAGTCATTTATGTGGTCAGCAGCTGCTAAGGTGATGTcactatgaaaatgttttttttttcattatttgttttcatgGATGTGTATTGGAGAGTGTCCAGTGATTGATGgtaataattttgatattgtgtagcaggttttttttttcacttggCAATGTTCTGGCTCAAAGGtattcaaataattttaacagaataaattttggcagaCATGGAGTTCCAAAACATAAAATTTAGACAGTGTAGTGTTGATAACTTAtcttaaaatgttttaatgtcatCAGAAgaaactaataaaaaaaactagTAGATTATGAAAAATTAACCCCCCTTACCCCCAATCTGAATGTggctgcatatacatgtacctctgacagagttatctttcttttgaaaatacatattcGGATTGCAGACATAATTGAATGCATTTTCAGAAAGAAGCTAAGATCGCTACCATGCAGTAAAAATCTGCTATATGATTTTAACACAGATGCCTTGAACTGATAAACTTATTAGAAAGTTTAATTGAGACAGCAGTTAAAGTTTTTGTTACATTACTTGTTGAGTGAAGTTTTGAAGACATATGTCTATCTGTCCATTTGTCTGCACAGCCATATATCATAACCTTGTAAGTAAGAAGCATTAGGTGCTCCTGCGCAGCTCAGTTAAGGctatccgagaaaaatcacagtgctgtcataaatgtacctctgtgcacttcgcaccatatgacatcacaatgaaaaagtatgtCACAACGTACAGGTTCTtgtagttgtatcgcggggaaagtgtcataatattttgtcgttatttactactgttatcaagtgataagctgtatacaTGAAAACCCTTCTTTTTAAATGATTATATATcattcctttatgatatcaaatcgctctccatttttaatatatagtatgcacaaggtgatattcatattatattgtgaccttgaaatcacccctaatctgaatgactgatgcatttagaatttccttATGTAGATAAATAATCTCATTCTACAGAAACAGTGGCAAAGTTCAGGTTCTTCTGCAATAAAAAGCAATATGATTTTTTCTGAAATgttctagatatatttatgcgttTGAAAAGTGCAAGGAGCAATTTCTTTCTTGTAAATTAACGGTATGATATATATAGGAATGTGGACAACCCCGGTAATTCGCTGATGAATGTTGATAAATTATTGCATGTTTAGTTTGAATATGCATTTGCtcccaacacttttcatgtaagggctgttccagaaatgatcaaatggggggggtcgggcggcaaatgatatttttttgtgtgggtggtcgtattttttcttattttatttggtccgtggttggactgttaaaaaaatatttattatgggtagtgggtagtttctattgttttattttgtgccacgtgggtgttgagttttcagaatatttttattgttgctcttgtcgtgttggttacaaaacgtcggagggaaaattgaaaacgtgctttcgaaatcggaagtaacatagaactattcgagttgtcgctctttgcagcgcataactttccattacggcactcttcaaattagaggcgcgtttagtagggtccctttggacgtgatggtggcgaactctgttctgtagattattacagtttacagtgcatcgattttgggaatattttgaaaccaataggtattccgttttctaataaaaataggcaaatcttagttgatttatacgagggtaccgatgcgttatatttatcagtcagtgtgatggtgatatagaggcctccgggcgcgggctccagaagacgaacgattcgtggaaaaacatatccatacccattttaTGATAATAGCATcatttggactcccaatctttccaacattcccgccatagatgcctttgattgttgatgtgacatcgtttcttcagaactactgtgatacaatgtcgcacaggcattaccgcatCTGTTTGTCctgaaaacctcgcgagatttgtaccg is a window from the Ostrea edulis chromosome 5, xbOstEdul1.1, whole genome shotgun sequence genome containing:
- the LOC125652137 gene encoding protein FAM98A-like, with the translated sequence MENDILDSLEDVGYSGSLLEPSALSEAVAQGPASIEFTQLVSWLTDRLKSFCGLEESINATHSPEDAANFVMELSGFLRELNCPYKHLYEGGPVTERLNSKGSVLQLLDYLTSELQTAHILAVKKPQELRTVTAETEPVSNETDIAKHLKIMLIALGFPKPPANITSFQLFSKVETKVKEAMTKNPAVISKPLLKARLSDKQWQQIMKINDSLVREYTTRREMILKRLDVTIQSFMWSAAAKKKENEIAAVYQPIRKLLKASCDISVAEILAAREDLTYLRKTSSGEARMKCAINKVKIPKVPDRGGRVWEQEPPPPEMPSFQKRVDQPQGQRPQSGRGGRGGRGRDRGGKVQGGWGDQQQGGHGGNWNQGGGGYGGGGGRGRDHYQQDGGYQGGGGGRGRDNYQQDGNYQGGYQGGYQDSGYHGGGGGRGRGGRPGSGRGRGRGHY